The DNA window AAAGCCACTGGGCTTTGCTCTGGAAACCAAAGGGGAACACTGAGGCCTTGGAGCTGGCCAGGAGAGCCACAACAATCATGCAGGGCTGTCACTCTCAGAATTAAAGAACTATTCTGTTCTTCCACAATGAGAGAGGTGCTATTCGACAGATTGACTGAGCAAACTTTATATTTACAGTTGCAATTTTttgcatacaaataaatatgccAACACAGCAATTCCTTGTCCGCTTCTTCTGTTCAGTTGCCAAGTCAAATTTCAGATGCATATAGTGTGAGTCATGTGtgggtatttttttaaacctctggGTTCTCAAATGATCCAATTTAACAAATGACCGAACAAATATCCACTACCAAGCTAAAAAAGAATGTGCCAaattataatctttttttttttgcatttatatggttctttcacacactcaaactcctcaaccaccaccaacgTGTAGCACCCATCTGGGTgatagcagccattttgtggcagAACACTCCCTACACATCAGCTGAGGGGGAGAATGATTTATTTGCCAGTAAAACTAGGTGATGATTAGGACCCCCAGGAGAACAGGACCGGGTGTTCCAGGCAAGAATAGTTTGCATTTGGGGGTTCACGCATTTCATCATCGGTGCATATACAAACGCAGCACATGCAAACATGAAACATTCAGCGGCTTCAAAGGCACTGTCAAAGAGACATATGTGCACAGGTGTGCAGACGACTCAAAACCTGCTCAAATAATAAAGTTTTGTTACCAGGGGAGCCACCAGGGAtgttgggccccatgaaaagatctcacattgggtcCCACCATGCTAGGCCATCTCATTCCTACACAATTTTTTGAGgtcccctgtcagtcagggcccttagAATCGTCCTTCCCTGGAATAGTCTTAAGTAAGAATGAATAAGTGGTATCTGGTAATGGCTCTGTGTGTTATAAATAGGCGCCATTTTATTTGGAACCCTTTAACTGTTATGTAAAGTGTTTGGTATAAATACCCCACACGTTTTCCATGCTGCTGAAGTTACAGAGACTGCCTCTAAATGTGTTTCTCTGCTGCAAAACGTCTTTAGAGCGCTCAGTGCGGTACAGCTATAGCCTATGAAAAGTCAGCTAGTATTGGCATCATAGAGAAATAACTTCAGAACCTGTTGATATATTAACATATGGAGGACCTGTTTGAGGGGTTTTCTTGGCTTTCACCCAATGTACGCTGGAATAAGTTCTAGCCTCGCCCCCAAGCAGTTTCgaaaataaatgtatagatGGATGGTATGACAGCAAGTACTTACCGATATATGTTTCTTCAAATTGGCAGGGACTCTGGCTTCCGGAATTGCAAAACTGAATTCCAAAAAATTGTTGGAGctgaaaaaagagacaaaatattaataatgaaaaaattattttgttctcaCACCCAAAGCAGAATACAATGCAATACTACCCACGGACAAAAACAGGCAGTCCAGTCTGTCGAACTCTGAAATTGTACCACTATAGCCTACTAAACCAAGATGTTGATCCAGATAATACTGTCTTCATATTTTAGCGAGCTCATTTAATAATGTACTATTTAGCCAGCGCTTCCCAACGCGGGGGCCTTGGGATGAAAGGAAATAAGAAATGTGCCTTGTTAGTTGAATTACGGATCTTTCAGACGTACTGAGAATGTTATACATTAGAGATTACACTAATCGCTGATGATGCTAAACcctctgtttcctctctctgttttgttttatgcattAATTTCAGAGAGACGAACCAAAATATTGTTGAATGAAACTGTTACAGAACCTGTCGTTTACTGTTTTGCTTTGATTGTTCACACGGTAGTCCTCCACTGCGGTCAGTAACCAAGAAATGCACGGGCACTTTATTTTGGTGCAGGAGTTGGCGGAAGGACCGTAAATGCGGTTGCACTATGTGCAAACGGTAGGATATTGGACATCATCTGGTTTGATTAAAATGAAGTCGATAAAGTACAAAGGACATTAATCCTAATATGCTTTCAAGGTACATATTTGTGTGTTAGCCCAGTAAATAAGGTagatgtgtttctttttctgaaacGCAAGAGTTTATAGCAAGTTTAACGGTTTTATTCCGTAGTTGGCtagtgctagctagctaacctggCTAGCTGCTGCGCAGGTGAGTTTCTCATTCAGCCTTTACTGAATGCTGTAGCTATTGTTTTGCTAGTTACCAAACAAATAGGACAAAATAGAAGCAAATCAGAGGTGTGCATTTTAGCCAAAAAGGAAGGCAGCAATCCACTGACATAACCCGCACGAGTTGAGTTTCAACACTTGTACGGTAAGTAAATTAAGTAGCTAACGACGGGTTAATTTAGTCAGCCACCTAAATGTTGGGTAAAAGcgtgtagctaacgttacatcCATGCGGCCAGCAAATCAGCTGTTGTAATACGTGGGTGTATTATCGTGTGGTAATTGACGGGTGTTTAACTTTATCTAGATAGCAAAAATCCTCTTATTCTCGTATTGTTCACACGCAgaaactttctttttcttgcgTTTTCTAAAAACCCACCTTCAGACGTTCACCTGAAAACCTGAGATGGGGCGCAGCAGGTCTCGCGACACGTCTGCCGGGAAGACAAAAAGCACACCGGGGCGGGAGAAAAAGcgagagaagaagaggaagagaagttCTTCATCGTGttcatcttcctcctccagcagcagcgCTAGCCCGTCCCCCAAAAGGAAACCCCGTCCTCCCTCCAGCAAGAGCCAAGGTGCTTTATTTTACTCAGATTCTCTCCCCTAACTGGGGAAACTCAATGTGCCAGTTTGGATCAACAACAGTCGGCAAATGTGCACGCCAAGCTGTACGCACATTTATAGATGTTTCAAATAGGCCTCAGCTGGCAGTACTGGCACTGCAACCAATATTACAATTAACTAATATTAGACTATAGACCAGGGTCCCCAGGTGAGGAAACTAATTGCACTCTCAGCTTCTCCAGGGGTGAGGTAATGTCTTGCGGACGCTCGCATGCTAAGTGGCACCTCTGAACTCCACAATGTTTGGTTTTGATTGCAGATAAGAGAGAGaacctgaagaagaagaaaaggagtcggagctcctccacctcctcttcctcctcatcgagctcttcctcctcttcgtcctcATCCAGCGACGAGGAAGCAAAGAagaagaggcagaggaggaaggccaagaagaaactgaaaaagaTGAAAGCccgggaaaaaaaggagaggaagaaagagaaaaagaggctGAAGAAGTTGAAGAAGATGGCAGAGGCAGCGGAGAAGGCCCTGGTGCCTacacttcccagcatgcctgtGGAGAAGCCGCCACCTATCCTGGAGCCGTGGCTGAGTGAGGACACCAGTGAGCATGGCCCAGGTTAGTGCCCGGGGTGGTCCTCCACATCCTGTACAAACTGAGGACTCCCAGCTTCCGGAACTCAGGTTTCTTATGGTTGCAACAGGCGAAATATTAACACCTGTAAACCATTATGCTTTTATCTTAACCAGAGAGGATTAGGAACATGTGGATTTTGAGATGTTTAGGGGTTGGGGTGGTGTAGTACTAACAGTAATGTACACATCTGTATGGCTGTGTAGTGTCAAACAGttcctacattttatttggatgaaaagaaacagcctgTATTTTCTCTTGGGTGAGTTTGCTGAGTAAAGTGTGCATGGGATCGACAGGTTTTGGTTGGTAACCCATTTTGCACGAATAAGCCTGAGTATAGAGGCAGATTTTACCTGAGAGCAGTGAGGTTGCAGAAGGCTGTTTGCCCCCCCAGCCATGACGGACGAACAGAAGGCCCGCATCTCCACCAAGAGGCCCATGACCAAGGAGCAGTGGGAGGCCCAGCAGAGCGTGATCCGCAGGGTGGTGGACCCGGAGACTGGCCGCACCCGGTAGGTcacccgggggggtgggggggggccacAGGGTGGTGGACCCGGAGACCGGTCGTACCCGGTAGGTTGGGGAACTGTAGAGCATGTAAtttagaggttgcaggtttgatttccaggcaggaactgctgttgtacccgGGAGCAagagacttttttattttcttttttactgctttagtaaaatatttaactatatgaataaaaataatctaCGCTGTGCAGTGTGccctggataagaacatctgcctAATAACTCCCAAGTGTGCACGTAAATTAGGGGTTGGTTTGTGCTCAGTagtaaaaatgattgaaattgATCACCAACGCTGAACTGAAGTGAACCTGAGCTGGTGtctgctcctgcccctcctGTGCGACAGGCTGgtgcggggagagggggagatcCTGGAGGAGATTGTGACCCGCGAGAAGCACAAAGA is part of the Anguilla anguilla isolate fAngAng1 chromosome 10, fAngAng1.pri, whole genome shotgun sequence genome and encodes:
- the arl6ip4 gene encoding ADP-ribosylation factor-like protein 6-interacting protein 4 isoform X2, giving the protein MGRSRSRDTSAGKTKSTPGREKKREKKRKRSSSSCSSSSSSSSASPSPKRKPRPPSSKSQDKRENLKKKKRSRSSSTSSSSSSSSSSSSSSSSDEEAKKKRQRRKAKKKLKKMKAREKKERKKEKKRLKKLKKMAEAAEKALVPTLPSMPVEKPPPILEPWLSEDTSEHGPAMTDEQKARISTKRPMTKEQWEAQQSVIRRVVDPETGRTRLVRGEGEILEEIVTREKHKDINKKATKGDGNAFQKRLGVNR
- the arl6ip4 gene encoding ADP-ribosylation factor-like protein 6-interacting protein 4 isoform X1, coding for MGRSRSRDTSAGKTKSTPGREKKREKKRKRSSSSCSSSSSSSSASPSPKRKPRPPSSKSQDKRENLKKKKRSRSSSTSSSSSSSSSSSSSSSSDEEAKKKRQRRKAKKKLKKMKAREKKERKKEKKRLKKLKKMAEAAEKALVPTLPSMPVEKPPPILEPWLSEDTSEHGPAMTDEQKARISTKRPMTKEQWEAQQSVIRRVVDPETGRTRLVRGEGEILEEIVTREKHKDINKKATKGDGNAFQKRLGVNR